ACTGGTCTTCCTGCCTTGTCACCTTCTCCCTTCCATTCTACATACTGCttccagagtgatctttctaaagtGCAAATCTGATTGTGTTACTCCCTGGACTCTACATCCCCATCCAACTTTATCCCGTGTCCTTACcatctgttcccttctctccagccATATGGAACAACCAGAATTTCCCATTGCCTCTCAACTCTTTCTGCCAAGAGTATGCCTCTTCTTTTGCCTTGTGAACTCCCACTAATCCTAAAATAGTACAGGAGCCTATCCAATTATCTTCccattatttccctttcctttatgCACTGACTACACTTTATACAGAACCTTATTATGACATTTAACATTacaatttcataatttttgttcAATCTCTCCCTCACTAAACTGAGATGCTCTAGGACAGATACTATGCTATTCATCTTTTTATCCTCAGCACTAGCATAGTTCTCGGAATATCGTAGGCCCTCAAATATGTGTGGAATAAATGCTATTTTTGATAGCaattataaaattcctttccataTTCTCCCACCATCTTAATTATCTACCAAGTTCTATAGCCACAATCTGTAATGTCTTTGTTACCAAATCCTCCTCCGTTCCCCATTTCTAAGGTTGACAAAACTATTTTAATTGCAACCTGGGATTTGGGGGCTTCTCCAAACCAGGCCGTCTTCACTAGTGCTGACAGTTATCTTTCTGAAACACACCTGGCTTTGTTGCCTAACTCCTTAAAAAACAACGTTGATAACTACCCATTGTGATTGTAGGTGGTTATTTCCTCAAAACATGGAAAGCTTTTCTATTtagagtcaaaaataaataaaacgggatgcctgggtggctcagtggttaagcgtctgactcttgatttcagttcaggtcatgatttcactcttCATGcgttagagccccacatctggaTGCAAGCTGACAGTGctaagcctggttgggattctctctttctctgtctctctctctcaaaataaataaacttgaagaaaaaaaaaaaaagaaatcgttgttagaaaaataagtaaataaaggaatGCACCATGGAGGGAGACATAATGTCTACTAAATCCAGGGTTTGGACTAATCAAACACAATAGCGTagttttttaataactttaagaATCTAACTCCAGCTCAGCCTTTCCTACCActcttcctccccatcctcaACACACATCATGGTCACCATTCCTTAATGCACTGTTGTGTCCAGAATGCCCTATCACCAAGCAAATTCTTACTCATCCTTGAAAGCCAGCATCTGGTTACTTGATTGCTCCAAGAGATGGTATAAAGGGGCTTTAAATTGTTTACATAATCTTTACCAGTCCTCCAAAGCAAgccaaatcaaaataaaaataagattttcttgtttttggcaTGGACAATTGGGACTTTTTGCAATTTCCAACTATGTACAAAGGCATCCTTTAAGAACATACCtatttttatcaatatataacatacaatCTAAGTACAAGCGAAGTACTTTCTATACAAGTGCAGCTTCAAGCTAAGTCCCCTGGCCTACACTTCCAACTAGATTGCAGTCACTAAGCCCTTTATAGAAATTCTGAAGGAGTCACGGAATATTAGTTGCTCTAAGAAGCTTTCTCTAATCTCTTCCTCACAAGCTGTTGTGTTCATGGCTTCTTCCTCTAGGCTCACACAACTCTGACCATATACAACTGTTATCTTACCAAACAATAGTATagtgtattatttctcttttagtttcTTCCATTAGGGTAGTTAATCCAGAGTAAGGACTCTATATTAGTTTCttcatgtgaaaaataaagatgataagaCAAATCTCATAGAactgctgtgagaattaaatgtgtTAGTGCATATTTAAAACACTTAGCACGGTATCTAACATATAATAGgagctaaataaatgttagcatCATTTTTCGCTTTGTGTTTGTTAAATCATGAAGTACTAGCCCGAAGAGTCCCACAGTAAACAGACTGGTAGAGATATCATACACAAAAGAGCATGATAAGAAAACACACATGTCCTGAAATTACCTAAGAGGTCACTACTTAAGCAAAATGCCTTCCCTATTACCTGTTTGCAGATGTTACATGAAATTGAATGGCTTTTTAATGTCTAGTAGTTTAAGAACAAAGTTTTAAAGACCTTATAACTGAGAAAgaagtttcatttataaattgttGAACTTCTGaggtatttattaaaaataacacataaaagTAATTTCTcatttggagaaaaggaaaataacataatGTCTTGGGAATTTGTATGGTTTCTGACTCTATCATACATTACTTCTTTATGTTACAAACTACGTATAGATATACATCCTCTCAGGCTTtatgataaaaatcaaatgactaTGTTGTGTGGCAGAAATaacatcaaattaaaattaaggaaTATTAGATTGTAGCCACAAAtcagctgtgggaccttgggcaatCTTTTAATTCCTCTGGACTTCAGAGTCCTTTTTGGAATCTGAAGGGATTAGACTAATCTCTAAATTCTCATCCAGCTTGAAAATACAACGTTCTTATAATACTACTATATTTTAACCTTTCTCTTACATGGTTTTTCTCCTCACTAGAAACTGAACTCTCTTTTTTTGGGTGGGGAGCAGGAATCGAACCCTATTTATCTTTGTACCTCAGTGCATAGAACCAATGCCTATTTCTTGACTGTTGGAATGAATGAGTGCCTCCTGCAGAACTTGTAGTTTAAAAAGGCATAGCAAATTTATGGTATAACAGGTTAGTGGCTAACGTTAACATAGTCATGTTATTATATAAGAATAACAAATGACTGTGCATTCATATGATTGTTGATATTCAATATATTCACTCTATGTTTAATAATTTGTTGAAAACCATTATTTAGAAAAGGAATTAGAAACCAAAACTGTTTTTCCTACTTTTGAcatattttagagaaattatGAGTTAGTTACATAGCTTTGAGAGAAGTTAACTCCACTAAATTTCATCATCCTAAAGGCAGTGTCTACTAATATCAAGTAGGTATCCAAGTGTTCATTCTCCAGTACCATTTTGTagaagatatttttatctttgtcttgCTACCAGAATTACAGACTGAAAGACAATCTAATCAAGGAAGTAAGAATCTAGAATATATAGACACGTGGAGAAAACATACATGCGTGTATGTgcccatatacacacacatgcagttTAACTCAGTACTCAATTGCCTCGtgtacctgttttattttttttaagtttatttattaaaaaaaattttttttaacgtttatttatttttgagacagagagagacagagtatgaacgggggagggtcagagagagagggagtcacagaatctgaaacaggctccaggctctgagctgtcagcacagagcccgacgcggggcgcgaactcacggaccgcaagatcatgacctgagccgaagtcggccgcttaaccaactgagccacccaggcgcccttaagtttatttattttgagagagaagagagagacagagtgggggaggggcagagagggagagacagaatcccaagcaggctcttcactcaTGCACAGATCCCAACAAAGgcttcacaaactgtgagatcatgacctgagctgaaatcaagagtcggacgctaaaccgactgagccaagcaGGCGTCCCCCTCATGtacccattttaaaattaatatttagtgCACGCTTATTGCTGGGACAGTCCCAAAATATCTGTAAGTGGAATGGAAAATGAAGAGCGATTAACTATAAAGAAAGTCTATCTAGGTAAAACAAATGGACAGTTTTCCCACCTCTTTTGAACGAGGGCAGATATCTCTTTTTGGATATACCTCAAAAAGAGTTACAAGGGATTCCATTTCTCGGTTTTAGTAACAATGTGATTGAAATTTGAGGTACATGTATTTCACAATTTCCTGGATCTGCACTGTTGGGAAAATGAAGGGTTTTTCTAATATTCACCTGTCAGGGTCAATCACACAAACCTGAGTTTGAATGTTACTCACTGATTAACTCTACATAAATTGAACACAAGCACAATAggttttttattgttaaattacTGTTACCATATGCAGAGCAAAAAGTAAATGGACTGATCTACTTGtgcattcacattttaaattcttgaatTATAAACAAGTGAACAAATGATCAGTTAGGAAAGGACAACTGAAGGGCTCGTTGTAAGTCCACTAATTTCtctaataattaataaaacatgctcaaaaattttagaaaaccatCTTTTTTCTACATGTGATATCATATTAATAAACAAACTATGTTACCTTAATAAATTAGAAAGACTCCTTCATTATTAAGGACAGTCTATCTCTGGCTAATGCAATTATTATTAGGATATAAGCATCAAAAATAAAGGGGGGGCATTgttaaaaattttccaaagtgTTAATACTCTTAATGCTGAGTTTCCAGTTCTAGAATTGTCCATTCCCCTTGGGGTGAACAATCTTCAGAGGAAAAACTAGCCATGGTGATACTTGCTGAGGAATCAAGTGGAGAGGTTAGTTCACTCCATCTGTTCAAAGTGTCAACATGTGCTTTACCCTGAGGTTTTGAGCTGTCTCGTGCTAAAAGTAATGTCTGATTGATTAGATACTGTGCTAAATTTAAGTCTTCAGGAACAGAATTCGTAATATTTAAGTTTGAATCCTGTTCAGACAGCAGTTGCTTTAAGAGTGTCCAATCTTGTTCTGCAAAGTGCTGATCATCTTCAAAATCCATGTCTGTAACATGTGTTTCTGATTCCATTTTCTGCTCAAATGCTTCTACTACATCCATCTCATATATTGGAGAGAGGGTTTTTGAAGGCCGATGGTCATACATGTAGGTTTGTGCCAGTGTGTCACAATCATCTATGTATCCTGAAATAATTCATAATACTATACAATGTAAAAATTGCACATGTTGGTACCCCTCAGATTTTGTAGaacaatattaaaacaatataataGTTATAGTCCAAAAAAacatagaatgggaaaaataacatttatacaaAATTGACAGGATTACTGaggcatttctttttctaaattaaaaaaaaaataaaacaattgaagGATGTTTAGCAGCAAAATCAACATAGGCAACTAACAATTCTCCATACTTTAATTTGAAACTTGTgatacaaaaaaaacaacaaaaattacttaaacataaaCATAGAATGTGCACATGTGTCTAATTCACTACAAtagaaacataaagagaaaaaaagacatggtAATTTGATGGTGACTTTTAAGGTAAGTCAGTTCCAAAAggggaataaatacattttatctaaAGCCTTATTTGTATATTGCACATGCAAAGGAGGATGCAAGCAAGGACAAACAAAAAAGTACAACTTTAAAGAGTTCCCTCCCTATTGTTATGATTTTGCTGAACAAGGGCTATTGATCAGTATTTTTCTTAGTTCTGATATATAATAGCTACTCTGTCAGCCactattgcatattttaaatgtgaGTCATTAGTTCAAATTACTATAAtaagacaaacacacaaaacaattaGACAGGAAATCATCTATACATATGAAATAAGCCTGGgcttttttcatatattatcaTTGCTTCTAAATATAATCTCTTTTAggaaatttatctttttacttgAAACTTTTAGAAGTATAGGGATCCTGAAAGTCTTAATCtctgtaaaatgtatataaattataataattaatctAGTTAAAATAGTTCAGTGCTTTTAGTTACATATTACTATAATTATTGCACAGCCCTCTTAGATATATACTAGCATAGTCCATAAATCATATTCAATGTATAATAAAATTTCTAATAGTCAAGAATTCTATGTTAAATTAGACATAAATAACTCAATAATAGCAAActaagtttttctctttattctttcatgtaAAATCTCTTAATAGATTAGTTCTAATAATCAAATTTTTACTAGATCTTAATTCCACACTAAGATTTTAAGTGAACAATAAAGAGTAACTAGCTAATTTCATATTATTAAGAAATGTaggttttcatttgaaatttgaatCTGTTGCTTAAGTAATTACTCTGtctaaataaaatacaacacTCAGGGCTACATCCAAGTTAAAATTCTATAAACtcattttcttatgtatttagCATTTCTATTTCTGTACATTACCTGCAGATAAAGCAATATTAGCTCTTTTGGTAGCTGTAGAATGGTTCTCTTTTACTTGACCTTCCTGAGGCAGAAGTTGACTCCGACAGGAGTCCAGAAATTTTGTAGAGCTGTTCTTTGGTATGTCAGAATTGGGTTCTCTTTGATGAAGCTCCAAATGACATGGTCTTTCTTGAGATTTTATATCACTATCTGAGAGTTTGCTGCGTTGCTGAAAGTCATTATCCACATCGCTTTTGCAATTTACCTTTCTATCTTCTGGAAGAAGCTGTCTACCTCTTTTGGACAGGACATCTACTGTGTACTTTTTTCCTGTGGCTGAAGTACTCTGTTTATCTCTTCTCAATGAGTCAGTACTACTGCGACCCAAGAGAGAGCTTTCGTTTTTATATACACTATTGCCTTTATCTTGTTTACATTCTGAAATACTACCCTCACTTCCTTGTGAGTACCTGGAATAGCAGGTCCTTCCATGATGTTCATGAGAAATGCCATCAAAAACATCAGGTGACAGAGAATCTATAGAAGGCTGAAAAGGAGTATGGACTTCCCCTTCATCAGATCCTAGTTCTTCACATTCATCTACTGAAAGTAAAAcggatcttttaaaatttttagttgcAGAAAACTCGTGACTTTCATTTTCTGTTGCATCTTCAAAAGCTAAATTAATTATTCCCTGAAACTGCTGAGGAGCTGAGTTAGATGTAGAGAAACTTTCTCCAACATTTTCAGCTTCGGATCTTTCATCTTCTGTTTCATCTGCCGAGGAAGAAACCTGATCTACTTCCTGAGCAAACTGGACACTGCCTcgtagaacattttctttttccctaggGTAGACTACTGTAGATCTAGACCAAATTTCTGGCCTTTTCCTAGGAATCTCATCATCGCTTGTTGAATTAATTTGGAAAAGATCATTActactttgctttttcattttcacttcaaTTCTTAAGTTACTATcgtatatttttaattcttcaggAGTACTGGTATCACTGCTACTTCTCCCAAGAAAATCATGGCACAGCATTGTGCCACATTTAGAAATACCTCTGTCATTGGACCCGTCATCATCCTGAGACCCTCCAGCATCATAGTCTTCAGATCTGGGCTTTATGTCATCAGAGGATGTGGTAGCACTGCCAGTGTCAGATTCAGGACTCTCTCTCTGATGCATACCACTGGTACTCAAATTCCAATGACTCATGAATGGAACTTCTGGAGTTTCATGGCTCTCTGGAGTTtctgttgtttccatatctttagGAGAAGTTTTTCCTGATATTTGTTCCAAAACAGACTTGGAGGAAATATCTGAGTCTGCTGTAGCAtgtttgatttcactcatagcaGAGTCATCAGACAAGTGACTAGGAACTGTCTGTTCTTCAACAAGAATTTTAGATTTCCTGTCATCTTGGACAGAATTTAAGGTACCATTTGTCCTTTCAGGAACACACGGTAAAACATCTTTGTcacatttaatgtttaattttttgtttgtatcttttcTCACTTCTTGCTTCTCTCTATCTGATACTGAAGGCCTTTGCTCTGCATCTGCAGAGTCTAAATCACAAACTGGATGAGAGTTCAGGGAGTTTACACTGGGATCTGAAATCGTGGATTTTAGGGCAGTGGTGTTATAAAATTTTGGATCTACATTATCACTCCCATCAGAATGACAATATATTTTAGCTGTCTTGTGCTGATGTGTTTCTTTGCTGGaaaattttgtttcacttttatcTGAACATATCTGTTTTGATTCCGGTTCACATTTTGATTTTTCCAAATCTGAAATACTTTGGCattctaatttctctttcccttgatTGTTTAATGGCTTTTGTGGGTCAGGTATGCATGATGACTGGAATGCTTCTGTACTGCTGATTTCTAATGCGAGATTAATTAGCGGTTCACGAGGCTTCTGTTCAGAAATATTGTCCTTGTTTTTACTATCATGTACATCATGAAGCATGCTTTTTTGGACAACacatgtttcactttttaaaggtcTTTGAGAAGAAGGCTGAGTTTTCAATGTAATCTGTCCAGGAagcattttctgttttgcatCTTTATTATTCAAAGCTTCACCTTTCTTAGACTGATTTAAGTTTTTAGGCATTGCCACTATTTTTGCATTAACCTTAGGCAAAGGTGTGTGTCCTTgcttgacaatttttttcttaggtGTTTGTTTATCTGTAGTTGTACTGTGGTccaattttgtcaaattttcatCAGACTGCCTTGAAGAGACTGAAGATTTTACTGAAGTTGGTGACTCTCCTTGAGatcctaagaaaaaaaaattaaaaatatataatacacttTCAATTTGTGAATAAAATgcaatacttgtttttaaattactttagaaaaaataaaattaacaatgaaaatgatgaaatatcTATGATAATGGACAATAAAAGATTAGGAGtaacatgataaaataaaaaataaaatattttttattacaaatacagGAGGAATAGTCCAGCCTCTtagcaaaattatttaaataggaTCTCTCTTCCTCAAGAGCCTTGATCCTCATGTCAGAACTGGACTTGCATAAATATATGAGGGTGGAAAAACttgattttcttatattaaaagaTCAGGAAGGGTCTTCCCCTTTaagttttttggggaaaaaaagacttgtGTTCCACACAGCTGAAAGAAGAATCAagctaaatataaaatagaaatgtttaagTTACTGCAGTTTTTTCCAtcaaacacaaaattaatttatttctcatagcacGATCGTGATTATTATAGATCATTTGGGTTAACAACTTAGCTGTGCAGTGGCAACTAAAATTGGTAACTGGAGAGAAAGGGTTAATTTGGAGATCCATTTGTTTACACTGGTTAAGTCCTAGTGATGACATTCTCAACATTTAAATCTACCAAACAGAACTgccaaatctttttaaatgtgtaatttttagttattactagaacatgaataatttttctctggtttgtttgtttgtttgtttatttaggcagctcaaatgcatttttatttatttatttat
Above is a window of Panthera uncia isolate 11264 chromosome C1 unlocalized genomic scaffold, Puncia_PCG_1.0 HiC_scaffold_4, whole genome shotgun sequence DNA encoding:
- the BTBD8 gene encoding BTB/POZ domain-containing protein 8 isoform X2 codes for the protein MARCGEGSATPVVLLRSPGVCSKGLQKKGPCERRRLKAVISEQLSQDLLRLLTEEIHTDVIFSIGYTLFKAHKAVLLARVPDFYFHTIGQTSDNLTNHEPVVVENFETSEFRTFLQVVYSSDRNIRNYEEEIVRKKIVVRGVPQKKCDFSFGICTDNDGRSSVESSDCSLQKHEVPEDVDVGVHNLISTDNYDLDPASELGEDLLKLYVKHCCPDIDIYVDGKNFKAHRAILSARSSYFAAMLSGCWAESSQKCITLQGINHVEMNVMMHFIYGGTLDFPEKTNVGQILNMADMYGLEGLKEVAIYILRRDYCNFFQKPIPRTLASVLECLIIAHSVGVDSLFADCMKWIVKHFARFWSERSFANVPPEIQKSCLNMLIQSLNDKNAAFLLMESDRLIISLPRVKWTEVALTMASRLQEECIAFIIENFSKIIHSENFSLLLQSQAMSSTADLLDKILKAIEESITTENSCSLLMALDTLLNSDSTKEMGFTCKIQALRDKLWIFLVQSFYAVRHTESWKLMSTDDQQKIQAAAFDKGDDRRLGKKPVFSSSQQRRQASDSDVISNKSWRGNTKKECWSYPSSKQKMKSDGLGASGHSSSSNRNTINKTLKHDDLKEKGGTKTASKVTKELKTGGKNVSGKPKAIIKSQTENGDNAKSANMSPRQAVERSAAVAANGQKNSLNGKGVRNQEGHITGARPKVLTGNLNAQAKAKPLKKVTGKDSPCLSITGPSSRSTNSSMELLNSTECLDEPKENGSVGEEKPSSEKLSCCESPGQTMKNSVESIKTSTVAVKSRPVSKVTNGTSNKKSIHEETSINNSALKKVTNKGYSDPVPQAILKKRGNGSGCTTAQQRIKNASSNLAKTQGSQGESPTSVKSSVSSRQSDENLTKLDHSTTTDKQTPKKKIVKQGHTPLPKVNAKIVAMPKNLNQSKKGEALNNKDAKQKMLPGQITLKTQPSSQRPLKSETCVVQKSMLHDVHDSKNKDNISEQKPREPLINLALEISSTEAFQSSCIPDPQKPLNNQGKEKLECQSISDLEKSKCEPESKQICSDKSETKFSSKETHQHKTAKIYCHSDGSDNVDPKFYNTTALKSTISDPSVNSLNSHPVCDLDSADAEQRPSVSDREKQEVRKDTNKKLNIKCDKDVLPCVPERTNGTLNSVQDDRKSKILVEEQTVPSHLSDDSAMSEIKHATADSDISSKSVLEQISGKTSPKDMETTETPESHETPEVPFMSHWNLSTSGMHQRESPESDTGSATTSSDDIKPRSEDYDAGGSQDDDGSNDRGISKCGTMLCHDFLGRSSSDTSTPEELKIYDSNLRIEVKMKKQSSNDLFQINSTSDDEIPRKRPEIWSRSTVVYPREKENVLRGSVQFAQEVDQVSSSADETEDERSEAENVGESFSTSNSAPQQFQGIINLAFEDATENESHEFSATKNFKRSVLLSVDECEELGSDEGEVHTPFQPSIDSLSPDVFDGISHEHHGRTCYSRYSQGSEGSISECKQDKGNSVYKNESSLLGRSSTDSLRRDKQSTSATGKKYTVDVLSKRGRQLLPEDRKVNCKSDVDNDFQQRSKLSDSDIKSQERPCHLELHQREPNSDIPKNSSTKFLDSCRSQLLPQEGQVKENHSTATKRANIALSAGYIDDCDTLAQTYMYDHRPSKTLSPIYEMDVVEAFEQKMESETHVTDMDFEDDQHFAEQDWTLLKQLLSEQDSNLNITNSVPEDLNLAQYLINQTLLLARDSSKPQGKAHVDTLNRWSELTSPLDSSASITMASFSSEDCSPQGEWTILELETQH